The nucleotide sequence AACGCCGTTTCGTCGCCGCCGAGGGCGGCCACGCGGTCGCCGACGGAGACCAGCGCCCACACCGCCGTCTCGGTGACGACGAGCGTGTTCGTGCTCCCGGTGCCGCCCGCGCGCATGGAGAGGGTGTCGGCGGCGACGTGGTCGGCCGCGTTGCTCGCGACCACGAAGTCGTCCATCACGTCCTTCAGCAGGGCCTCGTCGGCCAGGATCCGGATCGACGGCGGGTCGCTCGCCGAAGTGGTGACGGCCATCAGTGCCCGTACCGCCTCCGCCGTCGGATCGACCAGCAACAGTTCCTCGGCCGACTCGAAGACGGTCTCGAGTATCTCCTCGAACACCTTCCCGTGCAGGTTCGCCCCGGCGACCATGGCCCCAATACCGGCAGGTCCGTATTAATTTTAACGACGAGCGGTGCTCGTAACAGAGTAATTCCCGCCTCTACGTCGGCTTAATTTTTCCTCCGTGGGATGTGGCACCGTCGATCGACGGGACGGCGGAGAGACAGGTTTATGCGTCGCTTGTGCCGGAAGTACGTATGGAACACGAACACGTCCGCGAAGCCGATCCGGCGGTGGCGACGGCGCTCGCCGACGAAGTCGACCGCCAGCGGAACACGCTCTCGATGATCGCCTCGGAGAACCACGCGAGCAGGGCCGTCGTCGACGCCCAAGGGAGTGTCCTGACGAACAAGTACGCCGAGGGGTATCCGGGCGAGCGCTACTACGCCGGCTGCGGCCCCGCCGACGCCGTCGAGGAACTGGCCATCGAGCGCGCGAAGGAGCTGTGGGGCGCCGACCACGTCAACGTCCAGCCCCACAGCGGATCGCAGGCGAACATGGCCGTCTACCTCGCCACCCTGGATCCCGGCGACAGGATCCTCTCGCTCGAACTCGAACACGGCGGCCACCTCAGCCACGGGCATCCGGCCAACTTCGCCGGCCAGCTCTTCGAAGTCGAACAGTACCGCGTCGACCCCGAGACCGGCTACCTCGACTACGAGGGGCTGGCCGACATCGCGGACGAGTTCGACCCCGACGCCATCGTCTCGGGCTTCTCCGCCTACCCACGGACGGTGGACTGGGAGCGGATCGACGCCGTCGCGGACGCCGTCGACGCCTACCACGTCGCCGACATCGCCCACATCACCGGCCTCGTCGCTGCGGGCGTCCATCCCTCGCCCGTCGGGATCGCCGACTTCGTCACCGGCAGCACCCACAAAACCATCCGAGCCGGCCGCGGCGGGATGATCATGTGCGGCGAGGAGCACGCCGACGCCGTCGATAACGCGGTGTTCCCCGGCGTCCAGGGCGGGCCCCTGATGCACAACGTCGCGGGCAAGGCCGTCGGCTTCGGCGAGGCCCTAGAGGACTCCTTCACCGAGTACGCCGAGCAGGTCGTCGCGAACGCCCGCGCGCTGGGCGAGACGCTCGCCGACGCCGGCCTCACGCTCGTCTCCGGCGGGACCGACACCCACCTCGTGTTGGTCGACCTGCGTGACTCCCATCCCGACCTCTCCGGCGGCGACGCCGAGGCGGCCCTCGAATCGGCGGGGATCGTCCTCAACGGGAACACCGTCCCCGGCGAGACGCGGTCGCCGTTCGACCCCAGTGGGATCCGTGCCGGCACCGCCGCCCTCACCACCCGCGGGTTCGACGAGGCGGCGATCCGCGAGGTCGGGGACCTGATCGTCCGCGTCCTCGACGCCCCGACCGACGAGGCCGTCCTCGCGGCCGTGAGCGAGCGGGTCGACGAACTCTGTGCGGCCCACCCGCTGTACGAGTAGCGTAGTCCCGCCGAACCGTCGCCCTCTATCGACGTATATAGCGCTCCTAGTAACGGATATATCTCCGTCTTCCGACGAGTTTGTAATGACGTGCCGGACCGGCGCGATACTCCGAGCGGCGTACGACGACCTCCACGTCGGCATCGTGTTGTACGATCCCGATACCGGCGCGGTGCTGGACGCCAACGACAGACTGGAGTCGATCTTCGGGTTCACGACCGGCGAACTGCGCGACCTGTCGGTCGGGACCTACACCGCGAACACACACTCCTTTTCCGCGTCGGAGTTCCACGAGCGCCTCCGCGCGAGCGCCGACGGGGAGCCCCAATCGTTCGTCTGGCGGGTGAAACGCGGCGACGGGGAACTCGTCTGGGTCCGGCTGCACCTCTCACGACGGGCGGACGGCCTCGTCCGCGCGGAGGTGCGTGACGTCACGGACTCGTATCACACGCAACGCCGGGAGGAGCTGTTCTGGCGACTCCTCCGACACAACCTCCGAAACGGGGCGAACGTGCTCACGGGCCACGGCGAGCGGATCGCTACCGAGGCGGAAACCGAAGGGGTGCGCAGGTCGGCGGCAGTCGTTCGCGACACGGCGGGCAACCTGGGTCGGATGGCGGAGTCGGTCACGGAGATCGAACGGGCGATGAGAGGGGAAGACGGGGGACGGCGACGACCCGTCGCCGACGCGATCCGGGAGGTGGCCGACGACCTGGCGGTCGACCGTCCCGCGGCGACGGTCGAGATCGCGGAACGCGAGCGGATGTGGACGGTCGTCGACGACGCCTTCACCCACGCCGTCGCACACGCGCTCGAAAACGCCGTCTTCCACGCCGATCGGTCGGGGCCGGTCGTCGACGTCGCGGTCGGCCCGTCGCCGAACACCGGCCGCGTCGAGATACGGATCGAGGACGACAACCCCCCGATACCGAACGCCGAACTGCGCGCGCTCGACGACCGCGCGGAGACGACCACCACGTCCCACGGATCGGGCGTCGGGCTGTTCGTGATGAAGTGGTGCATCGAGTCGCTGGGCGGGGAACTCGCCATCGGGAGCGACGATCACCGCGGGAACACGATCCGGTTCTACCTCCCGCCGAAGGCACCGTCCACGTAGCCCCGGCGGGGATCACTCGACCGGCGTCTTGACCACCACCACCGGTTCGTCGGCGAGGCGGACCACGCGGTCGGTGACGCTGCCGAGCAGGCTCCGGTACTCCTCGGGGTGTCGACGGGTCCCGAGGACGATCAGGTCGACGCCCTCCTCGCCGGCGTAGTCGACGATCTCCTCGTGGGGGCGACCGTGTCTGAGCGTCTCGATCACCTCGACGCCGTGCTTGGCGGCGCGATCGGTCACCGCCGCGAGCGCCTCCTCGCCGACCTCCTCGAGGCCGTGTTCGGGGCCCTCGCGTTCGTCGACGTACTCGTCGCCGCTGTAGGCGGAGTAGACGTCGCTGTCGACGATGTAGAGGGCGTGAAGCATGGCGTCGTGGAGGTCGGCCAGGCCGATGGCGTGTGCGGTCGCGTCCTTGGAGGCGACGCTGCCGTCCGTCGCGAGCAGGATGTCATCGTACATATGGGAGGGTTGGCGGCCGCGTGTGAAAAATCCACACCGTGGCTCCCGGCGGCTGCGACTGCGGCAAACGGTGACTTGAATAGCACACGGAGACCCGGTTCGGGTATGACCGACGTTATCGACGGCGACGCCGTGGCGGCGGACGTCCGTGAGGGACTGGCCGACGCCATCGGGACGCTCGACGACGCGGGCGTCACGCCCACGCTCGCCACCGTACTGATGAGCGACGACCCCGCGAGCGAGACGTACGTCTCGATGAAACAGCAGGACTGCGCGGAAGTGGGGATCGAGGCACGGGACGTGGAACTCGATCCCGAGGCGCCCGCCGAGGAACTGTTCGAGACGGTCGCGGACCTGAACGCCGACCCCGCGGTGAACGGCATCCTGGTCCAGATGCCCGTCCCGGACCACGTCGAGGACCGGGACGTGATCCGCGCCATCGACCCCGCGAAGGACGTCGACGGCTTCCACCCCGAGAACGTCGGCCGACTGGTCGCCGGCGACCCCGTGTTCAAGCCGTGTACCCCCCACGGCGTCCTGAAACTCCTCGACGCCGCCGGCGTGGAGACCGAGGGCGCCGACGTGACCATCGTCGGTCGATCGAACATCGTCGGCAAGCCGCTGGCGAACCTGCTGCTCCAGAAGGCCGACGACGGCAACGCGACCGTGACGGTCTGTCACTCCCGGACCGAGGACGTCTCCGAGAAGACCCGGCGGGCGGACGTCGTGATCGCCGCCGCGGGCGTCCCCGAACTCGTCGACGGATCGATGCTCACCGACGGTACCGTGGTGATCGACGTGGGCGTCAACCGCGTCGAGCGCGACGGCGAGTCGACGCTCGTCGGCGACGTGGACTTCGAGAGCGCGAAGTCGAAGGCGCGGGCCATCACGCCCGTACCCGGCGGCGTCGGCCCGATGACCCGCGCGATGTTGCTCTACAACACGGTGAAGGCGACGAGCCGACAGGCCGAGGTGCCGGTCGACCTATAGTAGCGATTGAAACTGTTTGCACAGCCGACCGTACGCAGTACTGCGATCGGCTGTGTAATGACTTTCAATCGCTACTATACCGTAACCGGTCGCGGGCGGCCGCGAGCGCCGTCTCGTCGTCCTCGCGGAGGTACGTGCCGATCTCACGGGCCGCCGTCACGAGCGACTCGGCGTCCGACGGCGATACGTCGCCCTGGAGCGCTTCGATCCGCTTGATCCGCTCGCGGAGGGTTCCGAGCGCCCGTCGGGCCTCGGAGTCGGGGTGTTCGTCCAGCCACGCCAGCAGGTCGTCGCGGTAGGCGTCGGCGGCGTTCGCGTCGCCGAGGCCGCGGGCCGGGGCCAGCGCGTCGGTGACCGCCGACGGTCCCGGCCGGCCCCCACCGTCGGCGTCGCGGAGGAGCGCGAGGACGTAGGCGTGGTCGGCGTCGGTCGGGGACCGGAGGCGGTCGAAGGCGTCGACGACCTGCAGGAGCTCGGCGGCGGCGACGAGCGTCTCGTCGAGCGGGCGGAGCTGCCCCCCGTCGACGAAGCCACGGCGGCGGACGTACGTCCGCAGGTCGCGCTTGCAGTCGTCGACGACGTCGTCGAGTCTTCCCTCGGCCGCGGCGGTCCGGTACGGCGTCAGATCGAGCGTCGCCGGCGAGTCGGTGTGGAGGGAGCGGTCGTCGACGCCGACGCTACGGAGGCTCTCGCAGTCCGGACACGCCACGCTCCCCGTCTCGTAGTACGACCACCGGTAGCCACAGTCCTGGCACTCCCGTCGGCCGCGAACCTTCATGCCCGTCGTTCGCCGGGCGGCGACAAAAGGCCGACGCTCGGCCGGCGGCCGGGGGATACAGGTGGCCGGCGCCGCCACACGAGACCATGCGAGACGAAACCGAGGTGCGCGAGCAGTACGAGTTCCTCCGGGAACAGCTCGACGACGACGAGATGCGCCACGAGGGCGTTCGGGAACTGTTCACTCACTACAAGCGGGCGCTGGGCTGGGTGTTGGAAGAGGAACACATGTGAGGCCGAGGCGGTACATTTATATCTCCCGGCTCCACAGGTTCAGGTGACGCTTCGTCTGGAGGGCCGAAGCGTCAGCGGGGACCAATTCAGGGCGGCAAGCTTCCACGCGATTTTCGCGTGGCTTGCTTTCCTTTTGTCGTACCGAACTCCCGAGTCGACCGACCGGTCAGCCCCGGCCACGGACGTTC is from Haloplanus salinarum and encodes:
- a CDS encoding tetrahydrofolate dehydrogenase/cyclohydrolase catalytic domain-containing protein, which gives rise to MTDVIDGDAVAADVREGLADAIGTLDDAGVTPTLATVLMSDDPASETYVSMKQQDCAEVGIEARDVELDPEAPAEELFETVADLNADPAVNGILVQMPVPDHVEDRDVIRAIDPAKDVDGFHPENVGRLVAGDPVFKPCTPHGVLKLLDAAGVETEGADVTIVGRSNIVGKPLANLLLQKADDGNATVTVCHSRTEDVSEKTRRADVVIAAAGVPELVDGSMLTDGTVVIDVGVNRVERDGESTLVGDVDFESAKSKARAITPVPGGVGPMTRAMLLYNTVKATSRQAEVPVDL
- a CDS encoding DUF7117 family protein; its protein translation is MKVRGRRECQDCGYRWSYYETGSVACPDCESLRSVGVDDRSLHTDSPATLDLTPYRTAAAEGRLDDVVDDCKRDLRTYVRRRGFVDGGQLRPLDETLVAAAELLQVVDAFDRLRSPTDADHAYVLALLRDADGGGRPGPSAVTDALAPARGLGDANAADAYRDDLLAWLDEHPDSEARRALGTLRERIKRIEALQGDVSPSDAESLVTAAREIGTYLREDDETALAAARDRLRYSSD
- the glyA gene encoding serine hydroxymethyltransferase, which produces MEHEHVREADPAVATALADEVDRQRNTLSMIASENHASRAVVDAQGSVLTNKYAEGYPGERYYAGCGPADAVEELAIERAKELWGADHVNVQPHSGSQANMAVYLATLDPGDRILSLELEHGGHLSHGHPANFAGQLFEVEQYRVDPETGYLDYEGLADIADEFDPDAIVSGFSAYPRTVDWERIDAVADAVDAYHVADIAHITGLVAAGVHPSPVGIADFVTGSTHKTIRAGRGGMIMCGEEHADAVDNAVFPGVQGGPLMHNVAGKAVGFGEALEDSFTEYAEQVVANARALGETLADAGLTLVSGGTDTHLVLVDLRDSHPDLSGGDAEAALESAGIVLNGNTVPGETRSPFDPSGIRAGTAALTTRGFDEAAIREVGDLIVRVLDAPTDEAVLAAVSERVDELCAAHPLYE
- a CDS encoding PAS domain-containing sensor histidine kinase yields the protein MTCRTGAILRAAYDDLHVGIVLYDPDTGAVLDANDRLESIFGFTTGELRDLSVGTYTANTHSFSASEFHERLRASADGEPQSFVWRVKRGDGELVWVRLHLSRRADGLVRAEVRDVTDSYHTQRREELFWRLLRHNLRNGANVLTGHGERIATEAETEGVRRSAAVVRDTAGNLGRMAESVTEIERAMRGEDGGRRRPVADAIREVADDLAVDRPAATVEIAERERMWTVVDDAFTHAVAHALENAVFHADRSGPVVDVAVGPSPNTGRVEIRIEDDNPPIPNAELRALDDRAETTTTSHGSGVGLFVMKWCIESLGGELAIGSDDHRGNTIRFYLPPKAPST
- a CDS encoding universal stress protein; the encoded protein is MYDDILLATDGSVASKDATAHAIGLADLHDAMLHALYIVDSDVYSAYSGDEYVDEREGPEHGLEEVGEEALAAVTDRAAKHGVEVIETLRHGRPHEEIVDYAGEEGVDLIVLGTRRHPEEYRSLLGSVTDRVVRLADEPVVVVKTPVE